A part of Oncorhynchus gorbuscha isolate QuinsamMale2020 ecotype Even-year linkage group LG09, OgorEven_v1.0, whole genome shotgun sequence genomic DNA contains:
- the LOC124043494 gene encoding tumor necrosis factor alpha-induced protein 8-like protein 2, translating into MESFSSKDMAMKAQKKILSHMASKSMVQMLIDDTSSEILDELYRISKEHSGNRTEAQKVVKDLVKVVVKVGVLFRHNRFSKEELSLAQDFKKKLHQGVMTTISFQEVEFTFDKAVMMELLTDCRDILLKLVEKHLTPKSFGRIRHVFNHYSDPDLLTNLYTPGGPLWPNLTKICNGLNKLVEEGKL; encoded by the exons ATGGAGTCCTTTAGCTCTAAGGACATGGCCATGAAGGCCCAGAAGAAAATCCTCAGCCACATGGCCAGCAAATCCATGGTGCAGATGTTAATTGACGACACCAGCAGCGAAATCCTGGACGAGCTCTACCGCATATCCAAGGAACACTCTGGAAACCGCACAGAGGCCCAGAAGGTGGTCAAGGACCTGGTAAAGGTGGTGGTAAAGGTAGGGGTTCTCTTTCGGCACAACCGCTTCAGTAAAGAGGAGCTCAGCCTGGCTCAGGACTTCAAGAAGAAGCTCCACCAGGGGGTCATGACGACAATCAGCTTCCAGGAG GTGGAGTTCACATTTGATAAGGCTGTCATGATGGAGCTTCTGACAGATTGTAGGGACATCTTGCTGAAGCTCGTGGAGAAACACCTGACACCCAAATCCTTTGGACGCATTCGGCATGTCTTCAACCACTACTCTGACCCAGACCTACTGACCAACCTCTACACCCCCGGCGGCCCACTCTGGCCTAATCTCACCAAGATCTGCAATGGCCTGAACAAACTGGTTGAGGAAGGCAAGCTTTGA